A genomic region of Desulfosarcina ovata subsp. ovata contains the following coding sequences:
- a CDS encoding ASKHA domain-containing protein — protein MTSAPDHRWVIPVTLTPPILADNTADADRLAAALNKALGTTTMHIGLTQLKALPEQLRQWNYQARAVLFKTENDRGSLVHLTAPDATEPLCGAAVDLGTTRVVLRIIDLETGEPLGERVFDNPQATVGPDVLARIHHVDAPDGLDRLNRLIVDGLNTELNALCRTCAIRCENIHLIAVAGNTAMTHLLLGLNPRWMIREPYIPVVNQPPVMEAAELGITAGPNARVLIFPNVGSYFGGDLIAGILFCDMDRREETAILVDVGTNAEVVLGNRNWMMACAGAAGPALEGGVTRMGTTAGPGVIDRIAIEERTMQFDVHTIGDQPPRGICGSGVIDLAAALFRSGMIDIRGKLLPERCGTRFTIKKDLAHLIVVPAAMSGTGEDLCISQADLDSLVRSKAAMYTILETITGSVGMTQAELETFFVAGTFGAYIDPQSAITIGMIPDLPLSSYQSLGNSSLGGAARILTDPSGFDRIKRIRDGITYMELNVNQDFMNRFSAAKFLPHTDTARFPSVRVPGNGGRNS, from the coding sequence ATGACAAGTGCCCCTGACCATCGCTGGGTCATACCGGTAACCCTGACGCCGCCCATACTGGCCGACAACACGGCCGACGCCGACCGGCTGGCCGCCGCCTTGAACAAGGCGTTGGGCACAACGACCATGCATATCGGCCTGACGCAGCTGAAAGCGCTGCCGGAACAGCTGCGCCAGTGGAATTACCAGGCCCGGGCGGTGCTCTTTAAAACCGAAAACGACCGTGGCAGCCTGGTTCACCTCACTGCACCCGATGCAACCGAGCCCCTTTGCGGTGCGGCGGTGGACCTGGGCACCACCCGGGTGGTCCTGCGCATCATCGATCTTGAAACCGGCGAACCGTTGGGCGAACGGGTTTTCGACAACCCCCAGGCGACCGTGGGGCCCGACGTCCTGGCCCGCATCCACCATGTTGACGCCCCCGATGGGCTGGACCGCCTCAACCGCCTGATCGTCGACGGCCTCAATACGGAACTGAATGCCCTCTGCCGGACGTGCGCCATCCGATGTGAGAACATCCATCTGATTGCCGTTGCCGGCAATACGGCCATGACCCATCTGCTGCTGGGGCTCAACCCGCGCTGGATGATCCGGGAGCCGTATATCCCCGTGGTCAACCAGCCACCGGTGATGGAAGCGGCCGAGCTTGGCATCACCGCGGGGCCGAACGCCCGGGTGCTGATTTTCCCCAATGTGGGCAGCTACTTTGGCGGCGACCTGATTGCCGGCATTCTCTTTTGCGACATGGACCGGCGTGAAGAGACGGCGATTCTGGTGGATGTGGGCACCAATGCGGAGGTGGTGTTGGGCAACCGCAACTGGATGATGGCCTGTGCCGGCGCCGCTGGGCCAGCCCTGGAGGGCGGTGTGACCCGGATGGGTACAACGGCCGGCCCCGGGGTCATCGACCGGATTGCCATCGAGGAGCGGACCATGCAGTTCGACGTGCATACCATCGGCGATCAACCGCCGCGAGGCATCTGTGGCTCCGGCGTCATCGACCTGGCTGCAGCCCTGTTCCGGTCGGGAATGATCGATATCCGCGGCAAATTGCTGCCCGAGCGTTGCGGTACGCGCTTCACAATAAAAAAGGATCTGGCCCATCTGATCGTCGTTCCGGCGGCCATGTCGGGCACCGGCGAGGATCTGTGCATCTCCCAGGCCGATCTGGACAGCCTCGTCCGGTCCAAGGCGGCCATGTACACCATTTTGGAAACCATTACCGGCAGCGTCGGCATGACCCAGGCAGAGCTGGAAACCTTCTTCGTTGCCGGTACCTTCGGCGCCTACATTGATCCGCAGTCGGCCATCACCATCGGGATGATCCCCGACCTTCCGCTGTCAAGCTATCAGAGCCTGGGCAACAGTTCATTGGGCGGTGCGGCACGGATACTGACCGATCCATCCGGCTTCGACCGGATCAAACGAATCCGTGACGGCATCACCTATATGGAGCTGAATGTAAATCAGGATTTCATGAACCGCTTCTCGGCGGCAAAATTCCTGCCCCACACCGACACGGCCCGCTTTCCGTCCGTACGTGTACCGGGCAATGGGGGCCGAAACTCGTAA
- a CDS encoding 50S ribosomal protein L11 methyltransferase, whose translation MTMLISANPYQDLYIYYLSGRFRPGSAFDPDHYIGCWEEGGFSFLFFTRPNLPLVEKAVAHLQDLVLLDHYHMTYDQWQGGDVTPQRIGRFTISPPWYATALGRSDTTIILDPGVVFGTGTHPTTRDCLEALELAFSGGIPESTLDLGTGTGLLALAAARLGCPRVLATDLTLLAAQTAQRNVRLNRLSRQVLVAQGDAEKFIDFTSDLVVSNIHYDIMKKLIRSTGFLQKRRFILSGLMRSQAARIESTLAGLPVKIIKRWNQNGIWTTFYGEAG comes from the coding sequence ATGACTATGCTCATTAGCGCCAACCCTTATCAGGATCTTTATATCTACTACCTGTCGGGGCGCTTCCGCCCCGGCAGCGCCTTTGATCCGGACCATTATATCGGCTGCTGGGAAGAAGGTGGGTTCTCTTTTCTTTTCTTTACCCGGCCTAACCTTCCCCTGGTGGAAAAGGCCGTTGCCCATCTGCAGGATCTGGTCCTGCTGGATCACTACCACATGACCTACGACCAGTGGCAAGGCGGTGATGTCACGCCCCAACGCATCGGCAGGTTCACCATTTCACCGCCCTGGTACGCCACGGCGCTGGGTCGCAGTGACACCACGATTATCCTCGATCCCGGTGTGGTCTTCGGAACCGGCACGCACCCGACCACACGGGACTGCCTGGAAGCCCTGGAACTGGCATTTTCTGGCGGGATCCCGGAGTCGACGCTGGACCTGGGGACGGGCACCGGACTGTTGGCCCTGGCCGCTGCCCGTCTGGGCTGCCCGAGGGTGCTGGCCACGGACCTGACCCTGCTTGCCGCCCAGACCGCCCAACGCAATGTCAGGCTCAATCGCCTGTCCCGTCAAGTCCTCGTCGCACAAGGGGATGCCGAGAAATTTATAGACTTTACGAGCGATCTTGTGGTATCCAACATTCATTATGACATCATGAAAAAGCTGATCCGCAGCACCGGTTTTCTACAAAAAAGGCGTTTCATTCTATCCGGCCTGATGCGCAGCCAAGCGGCTCGAATCGAATCGACACTGGCCGGACTGCCGGTAAAAATTATCAAACGATGGAATCAAAACGGCATCTGGACCACCTTCTACGGTGAAGCCGGTTGA
- a CDS encoding LysM peptidoglycan-binding domain-containing protein, translated as MSIKYIHRYVFMILWLLILVQGCAHPTARNGDPGSPPAVPMVEPGAIIDDNGKTPPAPPAIIGSDAMNAAGVSENTGVATNPVAHMGETDLSDIAGGDAAPPIHTAQHKLDEALDFCDAAQEFWQNGELESALEALDKAYSLILNLEPDSPDKLIQQKEDLRFLISKRILEIYASRNIVVNGNHNAIPRDLNANVQKEINFFTKGPEKRFFIESYRRSGKYRDMIVSKLEAAGLPTELSWLPLIESGFKVQALSRARALGLWQFIPSTGYKFGLKRNQYVDERIDFEKSTDAAIAYLKELHGIFGDWATVLAAYNCGEGRVLHVIRTQNINYLDDFWDLYGRLPYETARYVPRFLATLHVIENAEKYGLNCIEPDPALAFEKVDVHRRVHLKNLAPALGLSVETLKELNPELRYSILPDAKYPLRVPAGQKALVLASIDKVPVYTPPTPAFAYHRVRKGETLSSIARRYGTSVKQIMRANRLRRSGYIVAGQRLKVPRRGTTVSASRAPATAKVWNRKHVVKSGDSLWIIAKRYGTTTKRIQEMNKLKGTMLSIHQVLRVPSATTRTSRSAKQSETYYVQKGESPYLIARKYNMSLNHFLKLNNLTPRSTIYPGQKVIVD; from the coding sequence TTGTCTATTAAATATATTCACCGTTATGTATTCATGATCCTCTGGCTGCTGATCCTTGTCCAGGGGTGTGCCCACCCGACCGCGCGAAACGGCGATCCCGGTTCCCCGCCAGCCGTTCCGATGGTGGAACCGGGTGCCATCATCGACGACAACGGGAAAACCCCTCCCGCACCGCCGGCAATCATCGGTTCCGACGCCATGAACGCGGCCGGGGTTTCCGAGAACACGGGAGTGGCCACCAATCCAGTGGCTCATATGGGGGAAACCGACCTTAGTGACATTGCCGGTGGCGATGCAGCGCCGCCGATCCACACCGCCCAGCATAAGCTGGACGAGGCTCTCGACTTCTGCGATGCCGCCCAGGAATTCTGGCAGAACGGGGAATTGGAAAGCGCCCTGGAAGCGCTTGACAAGGCTTATTCGCTAATCCTCAACCTCGAGCCGGACAGCCCGGACAAGCTGATCCAGCAGAAAGAAGATCTCCGGTTTCTGATTTCCAAACGGATTCTTGAAATTTACGCATCGCGCAACATTGTTGTCAATGGAAACCACAATGCGATTCCCCGAGATCTCAACGCCAATGTCCAAAAAGAGATCAACTTTTTCACCAAAGGACCGGAAAAACGTTTTTTCATCGAGTCCTATCGTCGTTCCGGAAAATACCGTGACATGATCGTCAGCAAACTGGAGGCCGCCGGCCTGCCCACGGAACTGTCCTGGCTGCCGTTGATTGAAAGCGGTTTCAAGGTTCAGGCCCTTTCCCGGGCTCGGGCACTGGGACTCTGGCAGTTCATCCCTTCCACCGGTTACAAATTCGGTTTAAAGCGCAACCAGTACGTTGATGAACGCATCGACTTTGAAAAATCAACGGACGCAGCCATCGCCTATCTCAAGGAACTCCACGGGATTTTTGGCGACTGGGCGACCGTATTGGCCGCTTACAACTGTGGTGAAGGGCGGGTCCTGCACGTCATCCGGACACAAAACATCAACTACCTTGACGATTTCTGGGACCTCTACGGCCGTCTGCCCTACGAAACCGCCCGCTATGTTCCCCGTTTTCTGGCAACCCTGCACGTTATTGAGAATGCAGAAAAATACGGTCTTAACTGCATCGAACCCGACCCGGCCCTGGCCTTTGAAAAAGTGGACGTTCATCGCCGGGTCCACCTGAAGAACCTGGCGCCCGCACTGGGCCTGTCAGTGGAAACCCTCAAGGAATTGAACCCTGAACTTCGCTACAGCATTCTGCCTGACGCCAAGTATCCGTTGCGGGTGCCGGCAGGCCAGAAAGCGCTGGTGCTGGCAAGCATCGACAAGGTTCCGGTGTACACCCCTCCGACGCCGGCCTTCGCCTACCACCGCGTCCGAAAGGGCGAGACCCTCTCCTCCATCGCCAGACGATATGGGACCAGCGTCAAGCAGATCATGCGGGCCAATCGCCTGAGGCGCTCCGGCTATATCGTTGCCGGCCAGAGACTGAAGGTTCCCCGGCGGGGAACAACGGTCAGCGCGTCACGCGCGCCGGCAACGGCCAAGGTGTGGAACCGCAAGCATGTGGTCAAAAGCGGCGACTCCCTCTGGATCATTGCCAAGCGCTATGGCACGACGACCAAACGAATCCAGGAAATGAACAAGCTGAAAGGAACCATGCTGAGTATCCATCAGGTATTGAGGGTTCCCTCGGCAACGACGCGCACCTCACGATCAGCCAAACAATCCGAAACCTATTACGTGCAAAAAGGCGAAAGTCCTTATCTGATCGCCCGCAAATACAACATGTCCCTCAACCATTTCCTGAAGCTCAACAACCTGACCCCCCGCAGCACGATCTACCCGGGACAAAAGGTCATCGTTGACTAG
- a CDS encoding AAA family ATPase, translating into MPVSIAMAGKGGTGKTTVSGMLIKYLVGQGKGPVLAVDADANANLNEVLGLEVTETVGNAREEMKKGIVPSGMTKNVFMSMKLEQAVMEEEGFDLVVMGQPEGAGCYCAANTLLSGFLERLSGNYPYLVMDNEAGMEHLSRLTTKNVDILLIVTDTSRRGLQAGLRIHKLAQDLKLGVGKSYIIINQAKSEPNDEVKTMITDAGLELAGVIPADEEVYEFDLNGRPTIDINADNPALKAAYSIFERIIP; encoded by the coding sequence ATGCCCGTATCCATCGCCATGGCTGGAAAAGGCGGAACCGGAAAGACCACCGTTTCCGGTATGCTGATCAAATATTTGGTGGGTCAGGGAAAGGGCCCGGTGCTGGCTGTCGATGCCGATGCCAATGCCAACCTGAATGAAGTCCTGGGCCTTGAAGTCACCGAAACGGTGGGCAATGCCCGCGAGGAAATGAAAAAGGGGATCGTTCCCAGCGGCATGACCAAGAATGTGTTCATGTCCATGAAGCTGGAGCAGGCCGTCATGGAAGAGGAGGGCTTCGATCTGGTGGTTATGGGCCAGCCCGAAGGGGCCGGCTGTTATTGTGCGGCCAACACCCTGTTGTCCGGATTCCTGGAACGGTTGTCCGGCAATTATCCCTACCTGGTCATGGACAACGAGGCCGGCATGGAGCATTTGAGCCGTCTGACCACCAAGAACGTGGATATTCTGCTCATCGTTACCGACACCTCCAGACGTGGGCTCCAGGCCGGTCTGCGAATCCATAAACTGGCCCAGGACTTGAAACTTGGCGTGGGTAAAAGCTACATCATCATCAATCAAGCCAAAAGCGAGCCAAACGACGAGGTGAAGACAATGATTACCGATGCCGGCCTGGAGTTGGCCGGAGTGATCCCCGCCGATGAAGAGGTCTACGAGTTTGACCTGAACGGCCGCCCGACCATCGATATCAATGCGGACAATCCGGCGCTGAAGGCAGCCTATTCGATTTTCGAGCGGATCATCCCGTAA
- a CDS encoding MBL fold metallo-hydrolase yields MVITCWGSRGSIPVSGKEYIKYGGDTTCMTIHTDSDDIIIVDAGTGIRRLGNHLIDQGRYHYNFLLTHGHWDHLMGFPFFKPLFLRRTEIHMHRAPFHKKFMQSMFSKVMAPPNFPVRYSDLKARIVWQEGHPAEFKIGSATVVPIPISHPNSGKGYKFIENGKTFVFITDNELGFVHPGGLPFEEYVAFCTGADLLIHDGEYTPDEYARLVEWGHSSYTDVLDLAFRAGVKRLGLFHLNQERTDDQVDDIVERCREIIARKGKTLECFAVGRDMTFTL; encoded by the coding sequence ATGGTCATCACCTGCTGGGGCTCCAGAGGATCCATTCCCGTTTCCGGAAAGGAGTACATCAAGTATGGTGGTGACACCACCTGCATGACCATCCACACCGACAGTGACGACATCATCATCGTGGATGCGGGAACCGGTATCCGGCGTTTGGGCAACCATTTGATCGACCAGGGGCGTTACCATTACAATTTCCTGCTCACCCATGGCCACTGGGATCACCTGATGGGGTTTCCTTTTTTCAAGCCGCTGTTCCTCAGACGCACCGAAATCCACATGCACCGTGCCCCTTTTCATAAAAAATTCATGCAGAGCATGTTTTCCAAGGTCATGGCCCCCCCCAACTTTCCGGTACGCTATTCCGACCTTAAGGCCAGAATCGTCTGGCAAGAAGGCCATCCGGCGGAGTTCAAGATCGGGTCGGCAACAGTGGTACCGATTCCCATCAGCCACCCCAACTCCGGCAAAGGCTACAAATTTATTGAAAATGGCAAGACCTTCGTCTTCATTACCGACAACGAGCTGGGATTTGTTCATCCCGGAGGCCTGCCATTCGAGGAATATGTTGCGTTCTGTACCGGGGCGGACCTGTTGATCCACGATGGCGAGTACACGCCTGACGAGTATGCCCGCCTCGTTGAATGGGGCCATTCGTCCTATACCGACGTCCTCGACCTGGCCTTTCGAGCCGGTGTCAAACGTCTGGGGCTGTTTCACCTCAACCAGGAGCGCACCGACGACCAAGTGGACGATATCGTCGAGCGCTGCCGCGAGATTATCGCCCGCAAGGGCAAAACCTTGGAATGTTTTGCCGTGGGGCGGGACATGACCTTTACCCTTTAA
- a CDS encoding SIR2 family NAD-dependent protein deacylase → MSDLFADAVETLAKAKKTVALTGAGISVESGIPPFRGKGGLWEKLDPMKYAHIDAFLEDPETVWNVLIKEMKMVLDKARPNTAHIGLADLERMGILQTVITQNVDGLHQRAGNSDVIEFHGSFAWQRCQTCDWTIETSRVDLSEIPPRCRCGGILRPDCIFFGEMIPHDALLRSQQISAACDVMLVVGTSATVQPAASMPFIARDNGAVVIEINPEPTSLTRRISNLPLLGAAGTILPRLVKAMRRHQNA, encoded by the coding sequence ATGTCAGATTTGTTTGCAGACGCAGTCGAAACCCTGGCCAAAGCAAAAAAAACCGTTGCCCTCACCGGTGCCGGGATCTCCGTTGAAAGCGGCATTCCGCCCTTTCGGGGCAAAGGGGGGCTTTGGGAAAAGCTCGACCCCATGAAATACGCCCACATCGATGCCTTTCTGGAAGATCCTGAGACGGTCTGGAATGTTCTCATCAAAGAGATGAAAATGGTATTGGACAAGGCCCGCCCCAACACCGCCCACATCGGTCTGGCCGATCTGGAACGGATGGGCATTCTCCAGACGGTCATCACCCAGAACGTGGATGGTCTGCACCAGCGGGCCGGAAACAGCGATGTCATCGAATTCCACGGCAGTTTTGCCTGGCAGCGTTGCCAAACCTGTGACTGGACGATCGAGACATCCCGGGTGGATCTTTCCGAAATACCGCCGCGATGCCGCTGTGGGGGTATCCTGCGGCCCGACTGCATTTTTTTCGGTGAGATGATTCCCCATGACGCCCTGCTGCGTTCCCAGCAGATCTCGGCCGCCTGCGATGTCATGCTGGTCGTCGGCACATCGGCCACGGTCCAACCGGCCGCCAGCATGCCCTTCATTGCCCGGGACAATGGTGCCGTGGTGATCGAAATCAATCCCGAACCCACATCGCTCACCCGGCGGATCAGCAACCTGCCGCTGTTGGGGGCGGCCGGCACGATCCTGCCGCGGCTGGTCAAAGCCATGCGCCGACACCAAAATGCCTGA
- a CDS encoding histone deacetylase, producing MKRTGYLHDNRYLLHDTGPYHPETADRLTAIFDGIQAAGLLDQLILLPAVRADLKWIQTVHAQSYIRRFEEVCLSGNRTFDYPDNQMCVDTYETAFLAVGGVIDVARRIMEDELDNAFCAIRPPGHHAESNQAMGFCYFNNVAIATRYLQQTHGVERIGIIDFDVHHGNGTQQIFEEDPSVFYYSIHQHPSFAFPGTGREFEEGEGPGQGFTKNSPVLPGQGDGTYKKLIESDMLPVIDRFNPQFIIVSCGFDGHEDDDMSDISLSTEGYSWIMETIMKMGDQYAAGRVLSVLEGGYCLERLGELAANHVRILLDA from the coding sequence ATGAAACGAACAGGCTATTTGCACGACAACAGGTATCTGCTCCACGATACGGGACCTTATCATCCGGAAACGGCCGACCGCCTTACCGCCATTTTCGACGGCATCCAAGCAGCGGGGCTGCTGGACCAGCTGATCCTTCTGCCGGCGGTTCGTGCCGATCTCAAATGGATCCAGACCGTCCATGCGCAAAGTTATATTCGCCGTTTCGAAGAGGTCTGCCTTTCCGGCAACCGCACCTTTGATTATCCGGACAATCAGATGTGCGTGGACACCTACGAAACTGCTTTCCTGGCCGTTGGCGGGGTGATCGATGTCGCCCGCCGGATCATGGAGGACGAACTGGACAATGCGTTCTGCGCCATCCGGCCGCCCGGACACCATGCGGAATCGAATCAGGCCATGGGATTCTGCTACTTCAACAACGTCGCCATCGCCACCCGCTACCTCCAGCAGACCCACGGTGTCGAACGGATCGGCATTATCGACTTCGACGTTCACCATGGCAACGGGACCCAACAAATTTTCGAGGAAGATCCCAGTGTATTCTATTATTCCATCCACCAGCATCCCTCTTTTGCCTTTCCGGGTACCGGCCGGGAATTCGAAGAAGGCGAGGGGCCGGGCCAGGGGTTCACGAAGAACTCACCCGTGCTTCCCGGCCAGGGGGATGGGACATATAAAAAATTGATCGAAAGCGACATGCTGCCGGTCATCGACCGTTTCAACCCGCAATTCATCATCGTATCCTGTGGTTTCGACGGCCATGAAGACGACGACATGTCCGACATCAGCCTCTCCACCGAGGGCTATTCATGGATCATGGAAACGATCATGAAAATGGGCGATCAATACGCCGCCGGCCGGGTCCTGTCGGTCCTGGAGGGCGGCTACTGCCTGGAGCGGCTGGGGGAACTGGCCGCCAACCATGTCAGGATTCTGCTTGACGCCTGA
- a CDS encoding phasin family protein, with amino-acid sequence MFELMKKSMLAGVGLALKAWDEVEDLAKEMAEQGKMTESEGRKFIDELQSRYEDAQKKLEERVEQSVKNLLKKADVVTQEELKGLKKEIRDLKKLISNQDDEEKA; translated from the coding sequence ATGTTTGAACTGATGAAAAAGAGTATGCTGGCCGGTGTCGGCCTGGCCCTCAAAGCCTGGGACGAAGTGGAGGATTTGGCCAAGGAGATGGCCGAACAGGGCAAGATGACCGAATCCGAAGGCCGCAAGTTTATTGACGAACTGCAGAGCCGCTACGAAGATGCTCAGAAAAAGCTGGAAGAACGGGTGGAGCAAAGCGTCAAGAACCTGCTTAAAAAGGCTGACGTGGTGACCCAGGAAGAACTCAAGGGGCTGAAAAAAGAGATCCGTGATCTGAAGAAACTGATCAGCAACCAGGACGACGAGGAAAAAGCCTGA
- a CDS encoding ABC1 kinase family protein: MISIRKIGVIGRTYRNLNRYRQILAVFFKYGFDDIVEMLKIDQYIEIGLQMISRHHGERVERHSRAERVRMALEELGPTYIKMGQILSSRPDLVPVDFIRELSRLQDKVPSFSIAEVRRIVYKETGQSIDDLFAHFDPEPLASASIGQVHRARLVDGEEVAVKIQRPGIRKIVEVDLEIMLHLATLAERHIEELVHHRPVKIVEEFARSIEKEMDYTLEATSMERVARAFLHDQTVYIPKVYREITTERVLTAEFMDGIKVSLLDQLDAKGYDRKLITHRGASILLTQIFEHGFFHADPHPGNLFVLPENVICLLDFGMMGTVDRSTRELFVELVDAVVRRDESRTARVLLKVTMWDEEPDMRLLAKDVADFLGEHLYKSLKDIQVGKLLQHMLEMASVHRLRIPPEIFLMMKAISTVEGVGLALDPDFDMIAHAEPFIKQVKLARFSPKRLSSDAVSIFGQYLDFVQEFPKDLLEITRNIRQKKFTFMLELKSMESMLATHDQISNRISFSIIIAALIIGSALIVISKTPPLFYGISLIGIIGFLTAAILGVWLLVAIIKKGRL; encoded by the coding sequence ATGATCAGTATTCGCAAAATCGGCGTCATCGGGCGCACGTATCGAAACCTGAACCGTTACCGGCAGATCCTGGCGGTATTTTTCAAATACGGCTTCGATGATATCGTGGAGATGCTGAAGATCGATCAGTACATCGAGATCGGTCTGCAGATGATCTCCCGCCACCATGGTGAACGCGTAGAGCGCCACTCCCGGGCCGAGCGTGTGCGCATGGCCCTTGAGGAACTGGGCCCCACCTATATCAAGATGGGCCAGATCCTCTCCAGCCGTCCTGACCTGGTACCGGTGGATTTTATCCGGGAACTATCCCGGCTGCAGGACAAAGTACCCTCATTTTCCATTGCCGAGGTTCGACGTATTGTCTACAAGGAGACCGGGCAATCCATTGATGATCTGTTTGCCCACTTCGATCCCGAGCCGCTTGCATCGGCTTCCATCGGCCAGGTTCACCGGGCGAGATTGGTTGATGGGGAAGAGGTCGCGGTCAAGATTCAGCGGCCGGGGATCCGCAAGATCGTCGAGGTGGATCTGGAGATCATGCTTCACCTGGCAACCCTGGCCGAGCGGCACATCGAGGAGCTGGTTCATCACCGGCCGGTCAAGATCGTCGAGGAGTTTGCCCGATCCATTGAAAAGGAAATGGATTACACGCTGGAAGCCACCAGTATGGAGCGGGTGGCGCGTGCCTTTCTTCACGATCAGACGGTTTACATCCCCAAGGTTTACCGCGAAATCACCACCGAGCGGGTGCTGACCGCCGAATTCATGGATGGCATCAAGGTTTCCCTTTTGGATCAGCTGGATGCCAAGGGATACGATCGCAAGCTGATTACCCACCGCGGTGCCTCCATTTTGCTCACCCAGATTTTTGAACACGGCTTTTTTCACGCCGACCCCCATCCGGGTAATCTTTTTGTTTTGCCTGAAAACGTGATCTGCCTGCTCGACTTCGGAATGATGGGCACCGTGGACCGCAGTACCCGGGAACTTTTCGTGGAATTGGTGGATGCCGTGGTGCGTCGCGACGAGTCCCGAACCGCCCGGGTACTGTTAAAGGTGACCATGTGGGACGAGGAGCCGGACATGCGTCTTTTGGCCAAAGACGTGGCCGATTTTTTGGGTGAACATCTTTACAAATCGCTCAAGGACATCCAGGTCGGCAAGCTCCTGCAGCATATGCTCGAGATGGCCTCCGTCCACCGGCTGCGCATTCCCCCCGAAATCTTTCTGATGATGAAAGCGATCAGCACCGTCGAGGGCGTGGGGCTTGCCCTGGATCCCGATTTCGATATGATCGCCCATGCTGAGCCGTTTATCAAACAGGTAAAATTGGCGCGGTTTTCGCCCAAACGGTTGAGCAGCGACGCGGTGAGTATCTTCGGGCAGTATCTGGATTTCGTTCAGGAGTTCCCCAAGGATCTTCTGGAAATCACCCGCAACATTCGGCAAAAGAAGTTTACCTTCATGCTGGAGCTGAAAAGCATGGAAAGTATGCTGGCCACTCACGACCAGATCAGCAACCGCATCTCCTTTTCGATCATCATTGCCGCACTGATTATCGGTTCGGCGCTGATCGTCATTTCCAAGACCCCTCCGCTGTTTTACGGGATCTCTCTGATCGGCATTATCGGATTTCTCACGGCTGCCATCCTGGGTGTCTGGCTTCTGGTGGCCATCATCAAGAAGGGAAGACTTTAA
- a CDS encoding CBS domain-containing protein: MFVSQSMVSEVITIDADASVFEAQEKMAANHIRHLPVVDAGRLLIGIVTDRDIRSAMPYRMIKNKGTADEREKLAQLKVADIMTSDPKTISPMYTLPDALLLIQKAKVGAFPVVDDDGRLMGILSVRDLLRAFINVLGIREPGTLLCIEVEEKVGQMKKIVDAITEENISLGSVLVARTWEAGKRAVFPYLLTNTVTRIKKKLVAMGYRLIDPMEWYLDQLPKSK; this comes from the coding sequence ATGTTTGTCAGCCAATCCATGGTATCAGAAGTCATCACCATCGATGCGGATGCATCCGTTTTCGAGGCCCAGGAGAAAATGGCCGCCAACCACATCCGCCACCTGCCTGTCGTGGACGCCGGCCGGCTCCTGATCGGCATCGTTACCGACCGGGACATCCGCAGTGCCATGCCCTATCGCATGATCAAAAACAAGGGCACGGCCGATGAGCGGGAAAAGCTGGCGCAACTGAAAGTGGCGGACATCATGACCAGCGATCCCAAAACCATCTCTCCCATGTATACCCTCCCGGATGCGCTGTTGCTGATCCAGAAGGCGAAGGTGGGTGCGTTTCCCGTTGTCGACGATGACGGCAGGCTCATGGGCATTCTATCGGTGCGCGATCTTTTGCGGGCATTCATCAATGTGCTGGGAATTCGTGAACCGGGCACCCTGCTATGTATCGAAGTGGAGGAAAAGGTCGGCCAGATGAAAAAAATCGTCGACGCCATCACCGAAGAGAACATCTCCCTGGGCAGTGTTCTGGTGGCCCGGACCTGGGAAGCGGGCAAACGGGCTGTTTTTCCCTATCTTCTGACCAACACGGTCACCCGAATCAAGAAGAAGTTGGTCGCCATGGGGTATCGCCTGATCGACCCCATGGAATGGTACCTCGACCAACTACCGAAAAGCAAATGA